The stretch of DNA GTGGAGCCGTTCACCAGGACCTCGGGCGCCTGCTCTTCGCCGTTGTAGACCAGATCGTCCGCGCCGTCCAGCTTGATGGACTTGCCTTCGACGTTGGACGCGTCGTTGATCTGCACCGGAGCGATCTCGTAGGTCAGCGGGATGGAGCCGGCGTAGTTGCCGATGCCCACGACCTCGACCGTCGCCGTGCCGGCGTCGGTGTTCTCCGAGCAGACGATCTTGTAGTCCTCATTTTCCACAAGCTCACCACTGTTGGGCGTCACGGTCACAGTGGCAGGGACGGGCGCGCCGTAGTCATAGATCAGCGTCTGGTCCTTGTCGACCTCGGCGGTGGCGAGCTTGGCGATGTCCTGGTTGACCGTCTTGAACGTGCCGGTGATGCTGCCGGTGTAGTTGCCCTTGCCCTCGACCACGAACGAGTACTCGGTCACGCCGTTGGAGGCGGTGGCGCCCTTGGTCACCTTGCCGATGGCGTAGTCGTCCTCGGTCAGCTCCACCGGATCGCCCTTGCCGGGCGTGTAGGTGACGACCGGGTTCAGCACGTCGGCGGCCGTCGGGTTCTCCGGGAAGCCGGCGGCGAGCTGCGACTGGGCCTCGGCGCTGGCGTTGTTGAGCGTCAGCTGGACCGGGGTGATCTCGAAGGGAATCTCGACGGTGCCGGAATAGTTGCCCGTGAACACCAGCGTGGCGGTCGCGGTGCCCTTGTTCTTGTTGTTGGCCCAGGAGATCTCGTAGTCCCAGGTCTCGCCCTTTGCCGGCTCTTTCGGTTTCTGCTTGAAGTCGTTGAACGTGCCGGATTCGAACTTCGCCGAGATCGTCGGGACGGGCTCGAGCACCGTTCCGTTGTACGGGGTGGCCCAAACCTTCTTCGTGGCGTCGTAGACGACGTCGTACGTGTTGCCGACCCAGGACACGTTGTCCGCCGTCATGCCGAGCTGCGTGATCTCGAAGGGGAAGGACTGCGTGCCCACGTAGCCGTCGGTGCCCGACACCGTGATGGTGTACTTGCCGGCCTCGGTCAGGCGCTCGGTGCCCGCATCGGCCACGACCTTGCCCTTGGCGTCGGTGACGGTGACCTTGTAGAATTCGTCCGAGAGGTCCTCGGTCGTGCCAGGGGTGTCCTCACTCTCAACCTGGGGGATGTTCAGGAGGCTTTTGACCACATAGCCGTCCGCCGCACCGGATCCGGCGTAGGGCTGGCTGGCCTTCTTCAGGGAGAACTTGGGCAGGTCCTCGCCGTACCCGTAGTTGATGGTGGCGATGCCCTTGTACAGGCCGTTGCCGCTCGGCGTGACGGTGACCTGGCCGGCGCCGTCCACGGTGTTCAGCGGGGTGGAGTCGGTGATGGCCAGGTCGTCCAGGTTGACGAGGGTCTCGGTGCCCTCAAGCAAGGTGCCCTTCAGGCCCGCCTTGATCTGGGCGACGACGTCGGCGCTGCGCTCGGCGTCGGTCAGGCCCGCCTTCCACGCAAGCTTGACGCTCCCCGAAAGGTCACTGCCGAGGTCTTGCCCGTTGAACTTGAAGTCGACGTCAGGAGTAATATTCGCCTGGACGGTCACGTCAAGCGTGGCGATGGGGTTGGCGTTGCCGTCCATCGCGACAACCGCGCGATACTTGCCCGGAGCCGTCGGCGTGACGGCCGTCTTGCCGTCCTCGGGGTCGACGAGCGGGTTGCCCTCGGCGTCGGTGTAGGTCACGCCCCAGCCGGCCGGAACGTCGGTGACGGCGCCGCCCTCGGTCGCGGCGGGGATGTACACCTGGATGGAATTCTTGATATTCTCGGCAAGAGAGACGCTGGGTTTTGCGTCAGGATCGTCGGCCACCCACGGCGCCACGCCGCTCGCGCCGTTGTTGGAGGGCACGACCGTGCCCGTCACGCCCGCGCCGGAGACGAACCTGGCCTGGTAGTTGGAGGCCTGCACGATGTTGGCCGAGAGGGTCAGCGTGCCGTTGGTGGTATCAGTTGCCCCACCAGTGAGGGCGCCTTCGAGCGTGTAGTTCTTTTTGGCGGTTGCATTTACCAATTTCACCTCGACGGGCACAGTGCCGGTCTCGATGAAGACGTTTTTGCTGTCAGTAAGCTTTTTGCCCGGAGTGCCTGCCGTCGTATCCTTGCATTCAACCGCAATGACTGGATTCGTTTCATCCAGCAGGTTGATCATCCCCGTGGTGTTGCCCTTCAGGGACAATTCGGCCTTGGTGGCCTTTGCCACGTCAGCAGGCGTGCTCGCCCCCACGTATCCGGTGGCAACCTTGATGGCGTCCTTCGTGATGGGGGCCTTGTTCACGATAATCGAGCCGTTGCCGTCGGCCTTCGTCGCAAGCAATTGAGTACCGCCAGGATAATATGTTCCATCATTTTTCACCTTCGGGCCGCCGTCTTTGACCACTGCCTTGATGGCATAGCCGTCAGGATTGGCATTGTTGACCGTCACGACATTATTAGCAACCGTAGCGTCTGTCGAGTCAACCGAGCTGACGAAATCCAACGTATACAGATCAGACGACAACGTGAAGTACTCGGTGACTGGTTTTTCATTCTCGGTATACGACACCGCAATTTTCACTTTGATGTCTTTATATTCGCGAGACAACGCGTTATAGGTGACAGGAGCAGGATCAACGATGCTCAAAACAAGTTTAGCACCGGTCTTACCAATAGCGTCTACATACTCTGCAACTGCCGGAGTGGCGCCTTCGCCATCCGTCCAAGCGTTGATGACCGGAGCCGGCTCTTCGGCGGTGTCGTCAGTGGTAGTCCCCGCGTAAGCGGGAGTCGCCTCCAGCGCCGCTTGAGACAGGGCGGCGGCCGGGGTCATGCCTAACGCAAGGGTTCCAGCAAGGATCAGGCTAAGAACCTTGCCCCCCCCCGTAGGTCTTTTTCGAAAGAGTGATCTTCGACATATCTGACCTTTCTTAGTGGGTTCACAGTACAGTGCGCCTGCCAGTGTCGCAGACGTTCCGCGCCCGGCGGGCGATCTTTACGGTTTCTCCACAACCAAAGCCGCCCGCCGGAGCCTCCCCCGAGCTGACAGACGGGGACGGGGTTTCTGACAGGCCGGGCGAGCCGGCCTTTCAGCAAACCCCGTCCCCGCTGTCAGCTCCCCCCGCAGCCCCAAGCCGCCCCGCGGCAGGCGGTTCCGCCGCGGCGGCGGAGCTTTGGTCCCAGCCAAAGGAGGCCTGAGACCTTGGCTCAGGCCGACGACGCGTCAAGCGGAGCCGTCGCGGCGGAAGCCGCCGTCCCACGACCCGCAACAACGACTTCCGCGAGCCCGACAATTCCGGACACCTGGAAGCCCCACGGGCCAGCCCAGCCCCCATCAGCTTGCGCCCTCCGCCAGACCCGCCCTTTTCGGGGGGCTACTTCGCCGCGTCTTGGAAGAACAGCTCGTACCACCTGATGAACACGTAGATCGACCACACGCGGCGCCACAGCGGACCGGTGTTGCCCCGATAGCGCAGCTTGTGCCACAGGTTCGTCTTTCCGCCCAAGAACATGCTCAGCAGCGCGTCAAGCTCCTTTTGTTCGAAGAACTTCGCAGCCGCTTCGCTTTTGAACGCGCGGCGGATGTCGCCGTTGTAGGCGGAGTCGGCCAGCCAGTCGCGAATGGGCACAGGGAAGCCGAGCTTCTTGCGATACGCCACCGTTTTCGGCAGCACGCGCGAGGCCGCCTTGCGCAGTGCGAGCTTGTTGCCGGTCGCGTCCACTTTGAAGCGCGACGGCATGTGCAGCGCGATGTCGAATATGCGCAGGTCACAATAGGGCATGCGGATGTCAAGCCCCGTGCCGCGCGAGATTTTCGTCGAATTGAACAGGATGCTGCCCTCGAAATAGCTGCGCAGGTCGGTGTAGAGCATCCAGCTGACGGTGTCGTACGCGCGCCCGCCGGCCCCGCGCTGCCGCATGAAATCGGCCACGGGACGCGCCTTGCAGTAACGCTTCAAGTAGTGCTTCTGGTCGAGCGCCCGCATGGCCTGCGTCGCCCCGTAATACACCGGGTCGGACCCCTTTTCGAAGCGCGACGTGTTTTGGTAGCCGTTGTAGCCCGCAAAGAACTCGTCGGCCCCTTCGCCGGAAAAGCACAGGTCAGTGCGCTGTTTTACCTGCTTGCACGCGCAGTAGAGCGAAAGGCCCGCCGCGTCGGACGTGGGCTGTTCGTAGGCGAGCAAAAACTCGTCAAGCGTGGCGAAGAATTCCTCCGGCGTCACTTCGATGCCTTCGAAGCCGCGTTCGAGGTAGTCGGCCGTCGCGCGCGCCTCGGCTTCCTCGCTGGCTTCTTGGTTTGCGTACACCGCGCAAAAGCCCGTCCTGGCGCGGCTTTTCGCCAGCATGTAAGACGAATCGACGCCGCCCGAAAGGAAGCTGTCGGGCTGCTCGTCGGCGTCGCAAATGTCGCGCATGCTTTCGTCCATCGCGTCGGAAAGCGCGTCGGCCCAGTCGTCAAGCGTCTTCGTCTCGTCGGGGTCGAAGGCCAAATCCCAGTAGCGGCCGCGCTCGAGGCCGTTTTCCCCGAAGCGCACGAACCCGCCCGGCTCTACTTTATATACGCCTTTGAACAAGGTCTCTTCGCCGGGGATGTAGGACAGCCCCAGGTAGAACTGGATGAGGTCTTCGTTCAGGTCGCGCACGAAGCCGGGCTGGTCGAACAGGTCGCGGATCTGCGTGCCGTACAGCAGGCGGCCGTCGGCGGTTTCGTAATAGAACAGCAGCTCAGCGCCCAGCACGTCGCGAACGCAGAACAGCTCACCCGTTTCCGTGTCGCAGAAAACGGCGCCAAACTGGCCGTTGACGTGCAGCCCCATCTGGTCGCCCCAAGCTTCGTATGCGGCCGTCATCAGGCGTTTTTCTCGCTCATGGCGCGTGCAGCCCGCCACGTCGACGTGCAGCTGGTCTGCGAGCTGCTTATGGTTGCGAATCAGTCCTTGGTATGCTTTCAGTTCTATCATCGAGGCGCGTCCCTCTCTTCGGCGATACGATGCGTCGGCGCAGCGCCGCCGAAGCAACGGCGCGCCATCGGTATTCTAACCCGTTTCGCACGCGCCGCCCCGCCTTGCGGCCAAACGTCACGTGCTGGAAACAGGCGCCCGCGCGTGCGCCCGCCAGAAGGCCGGCGCCCCTACTTTGTTTCCCTACGCTAACTTTCCCCACAGCCTAATCCCATTGTCATGTTTCCGTCATGCTTCCGTTCTTCTTTTTCGTATTTTCGAGCAATCCCCGTGCCTTGGAGTATACTCCCGAACTGATGTGTGACATGCGCCTGGCGCGGTTGCGCAGCTTACCCAACCAGGAAAGGAATGTTGTTGAAGGTTCGAAAATCGAAACCTCACAG from Xiamenia xianingshaonis encodes:
- a CDS encoding N-acetylmuramoyl-L-alanine amidase family protein codes for the protein MTPAAALSQAALEATPAYAGTTTDDTAEEPAPVINAWTDGEGATPAVAEYVDAIGKTGAKLVLSIVDPAPVTYNALSREYKDIKVKIAVSYTENEKPVTEYFTLSSDLYTLDFVSSVDSTDATVANNVVTVNNANPDGYAIKAVVKDGGPKVKNDGTYYPGGTQLLATKADGNGSIIVNKAPITKDAIKVATGYVGASTPADVAKATKAELSLKGNTTGMINLLDETNPVIAVECKDTTAGTPGKKLTDSKNVFIETGTVPVEVKLVNATAKKNYTLEGALTGGATDTTNGTLTLSANIVQASNYQARFVSGAGVTGTVVPSNNGASGVAPWVADDPDAKPSVSLAENIKNSIQVYIPAATEGGAVTDVPAGWGVTYTDAEGNPLVDPEDGKTAVTPTAPGKYRAVVAMDGNANPIATLDVTVQANITPDVDFKFNGQDLGSDLSGSVKLAWKAGLTDAERSADVVAQIKAGLKGTLLEGTETLVNLDDLAITDSTPLNTVDGAGQVTVTPSGNGLYKGIATINYGYGEDLPKFSLKKASQPYAGSGAADGYVVKSLLNIPQVESEDTPGTTEDLSDEFYKVTVTDAKGKVVADAGTERLTEAGKYTITVSGTDGYVGTQSFPFEITQLGMTADNVSWVGNTYDVVYDATKKVWATPYNGTVLEPVPTISAKFESGTFNDFKQKPKEPAKGETWDYEISWANNKNKGTATATLVFTGNYSGTVEIPFEITPVQLTLNNASAEAQSQLAAGFPENPTAADVLNPVVTYTPGKGDPVELTEDDYAIGKVTKGATASNGVTEYSFVVEGKGNYTGSITGTFKTVNQDIAKLATAEVDKDQTLIYDYGAPVPATVTVTPNSGELVENEDYKIVCSENTDAGTATVEVVGIGNYAGSIPLTYEIAPVQINDASNVEGKSIKLDGADDLVYNGEEQAPEVLVNGSTFKPANKELANKEPELLSKIYDDLSIAVKEGTGVNAGTSYIVLSPRNGNLTGSIEIPYKIAPAELTADNVAVAASVAPGASAADAVSVTFGEAALVAGTDYTVAVAEGATVPGKVKATVTGAGNYAGTVEKESAVLYDVAKADVSVAGAVYNGKAQDPKVEVSYTSGGKKVVVDPKAYDVKVDGNATDAGSYKVTVTGKASEGWTNSAEKSFVIAPATVTAKPQVSYDAAGLPVVTVPGLTSNDFTYKPDAATKTITVTYKGNYAGTATVAYVPTAKPVAPAQPAAGKTGWVGSGNDWAYYKDGKQVKDGWEWIDNAWYHFEANGKMTNTQWFQDADGEWYLLNQSHKGSYGAMLTGWQKVDGGWYYMGASGDMQSGWLKDGGEWYLLNTAHDGTFGKMLTGWQQVGGKWYYMDASGAMASNAWVGRYWVNGSGVWTATR
- a CDS encoding asparagine synthetase B family protein, giving the protein MIELKAYQGLIRNHKQLADQLHVDVAGCTRHEREKRLMTAAYEAWGDQMGLHVNGQFGAVFCDTETGELFCVRDVLGAELLFYYETADGRLLYGTQIRDLFDQPGFVRDLNEDLIQFYLGLSYIPGEETLFKGVYKVEPGGFVRFGENGLERGRYWDLAFDPDETKTLDDWADALSDAMDESMRDICDADEQPDSFLSGGVDSSYMLAKSRARTGFCAVYANQEASEEAEARATADYLERGFEGIEVTPEEFFATLDEFLLAYEQPTSDAAGLSLYCACKQVKQRTDLCFSGEGADEFFAGYNGYQNTSRFEKGSDPVYYGATQAMRALDQKHYLKRYCKARPVADFMRQRGAGGRAYDTVSWMLYTDLRSYFEGSILFNSTKISRGTGLDIRMPYCDLRIFDIALHMPSRFKVDATGNKLALRKAASRVLPKTVAYRKKLGFPVPIRDWLADSAYNGDIRRAFKSEAAAKFFEQKELDALLSMFLGGKTNLWHKLRYRGNTGPLWRRVWSIYVFIRWYELFFQDAAK